The sequence GTTTGGAAAAGGCAAGGAAGATTGCCGAGAAGCGTCAGGAGCTTGCCAGAGAGTCTGCCCTTGAGAAGGAAAAGAGGGTTTCCCTTGAAGACCTCTTCTCAAGGATGCAGTCTGGGGAGGTTAAGGAGCTTAACATCGTCCTTAAGGCTGATGCTCAAGGTTCAATAGAGGCAATAAGGAAGTCCCTTGAGGAACTTTCTACAGATGAGGTTAAGGTAAACGTTATCCACGCAGGAGTTGGACCGATAACTGAGAACGACATTATGCTTGCCGCAGCTTCAAATGCGATTGTTATAGGGTTTAACGTCCGTCCCGATAGTGCTGCAAGGCAGGCAGCTGAGAGGGAGAAGGTAGATGTCAGGACTTACAGGGTTATTTACGACATAGTAGACGAAGTTAAAAAGGCTATGTCGGGTCTCCTTGAGCCTGAGGAGAAGGAAGTATACCTCGGCTCGGCAGAAGTTAGGGCAACCTTTAAAGTGCCTAAGGTCGGAACGGTTGCCGGCTGTTACGTGAGGGACGGTGTAATCAGGAGGAATGCAAACGTAAGGCTGGTAAGGGACGGAGTTGTAATTTACGATGGAAAGATTGCTTCCCTTAAAAGATTTAAAGAGGACGTTAGGGAAGTTCAGGCAGGTTACGAGTGTGGAGTTGGCCTTGAGAACTTTAACGACATCAAAGTAGGTGATATTATTGAGTGCTATACTATTGAAAAGGTTGAGAGAGAAGTTTAATGGAAAGGGCAAAGAAGGACTTAAAAGAGACTTTTGAACATTATTTAAATCAAGGTCTAAGCGAGGGTGAGGCCCTAAAGAGAACCGTTGAAGAGGTAAAGGAGAGGCATTCGGAAAAGGCCTTTAAGGGAGCTCTCTCGGAGTTTCTGAGGGAGCTCCTTTCATCCTACAAACCTGAGAACCTTACAGAGGCAGACCCTCTCCTTACATTTGTTGAATCCCTTTATCAGGAGTATGAGTTCTTGAAGCCCAAGTTAGAGGCCTTCTTAAAGAAATTAAGGGGGGATTAGCACTTTGCTCCTTTCCCTTTGTCCAAATCCTTGTCTTGACGTTTACTACTATACAGGCGTTTTAAAGGAAGACGATACAAACAGAGTGAATAATCCCCTTATCTCTCCCGGCGGTAAGGGAGTAAATGCTGCAAGGGTCGCAGCAAGGTTCTGCTCTGACGTCTTCCTTGCACTTCCTCTGGGAGGATGCATCGGAAATTGCGTTAAAGAGGGGCTTGAGAAGGAAGGGCTCTCTTTAATAGTTGTTGAAACGAAGTCTGAGACCAGAGTTAACACCATTCTTGAGCAGAGGGCTAAGGGGAAGCACATACTCATAGCTTCAAGGGGAGCTCCACTATCAGGTGAGGAAATAGAGAAGTTAAAGTACTCTATCTGTGTGGAGTGTTCCCCTAAAGTCTTAATCCTTGGAGGGAGCGTTCCTCCCAACTTACCCTCTACGTACTACGCTGAAATTGTGGAACGTTTCAAGGGAACCGATACGAAGGTTATAGTTGATGCCGATGGAGATCTGCTGAAGAACGCCATAGAAGCCGGTCCCTTTGCCGTTAAACCGAATAAACACGAGCTTGAGAGGTTTGTAGGTCATCCTCTCTTAAGCCTTGAGGAGATAGTTTCTGCAGCCAGGGAGATATCTAAGTATGGAGTTAAAGTAGTTATAGTCTCCCTTGGAGAGCACGGCGCAATTGCCCTTTATGGAGATGAGGTCTTTAGGATTATTCCTCCTAAGGTAGAGGTGAAGAACACCGTCGGGGCTGGTGATTCAGTTGTAGGAGGGTTTGCCTGTAAGCTATACTTAGACTCTAAAGTTGAAGAAGCTCTGAAGTTTGCAATTGCGTGTGGAACGGCTACTGTAGTTGAGGAGGGAACGAAGCTCTGTAGGCCAGAGGTGGTTGATGGATTAGTTAAAAGAACAAGAATTTTTACTCTATCTCTCTAAACAAAATTTTAGGTTCTGAGATGATTAATAGTGGGGAAAAAAAAGAAAAGAAGGCTTTCGCTATTGGTGTTATTTCTGTAATAACTTTTTTGTTCTTAATTTCATTTGGTTATTACAACTATGCTTTTAACTTAAGGAAGCTCGGTATCTTTGAACTTGTTAGCGGATTAGCTGTACTTTTAAACTTTATTGCTTTTCTCTATACAAGAAAATATTCTCTTCATTCTTCAATTTTTCTCTTTATTATCAGTATAGTTCTTTCCGTTTTGATCATTACAGGAGGCATCCATAATACTGGAATTTTCTGGATTTACCTATACCCTGCTTTAGTTTTGGTTTTAAAGGACTTTAAAAAGGCAGTTTTGTGGAATATTTACTTTGTTGTTCTGTTAGTTTTAATTGTTGTAGCAGATTCTCTATATTTTATTGAACTTCCTTACGATAAAACTACCCTGAGACAGGCAATTTTCGTTTACTTTTCCCTTTTGCTTCTTTCCTATTTTCAGTTTAAGTTCTACGCAGAACTTATAGATGATATGAAAGTACTTGCAGTCCGCGATCCTCTTACTGGTCTTTACAACAGGGCGTTTGCTTTCTCCTACCTTTCTCAAGAAATTGAGAAGCTTAAAAGAGGGGAAGTGAAAAACGTGTGTGTTGCCTACATAGACCTTGATAACTTTAAGTACGTTAACGATACTTTCGGCCATTCGGTAGGAGACAGCGTTTTAAACGATATAGGGGAGCTCCTTAGTAGACACTTTAGGAAGGAAGACGTTGTAGCCAGGATAGGAGGTGATGAATTTATCGTGATTTTTACAAATTGCGATAGGGAAAAGATTATCGAAAGGCTTGAACTGCTTAGGGAGGCGATAGAGAGGAAGTTTCAAAGGTTTGGTATTTCGATGAGTTTCGGTATAGCCGAGGCTCCTACGGACTCACTTCTTTCAAGTTTCCTAATTAGAATGGCAGATGAA comes from Thermovibrio guaymasensis and encodes:
- a CDS encoding 1-phosphofructokinase family hexose kinase codes for the protein MLLSLCPNPCLDVYYYTGVLKEDDTNRVNNPLISPGGKGVNAARVAARFCSDVFLALPLGGCIGNCVKEGLEKEGLSLIVVETKSETRVNTILEQRAKGKHILIASRGAPLSGEEIEKLKYSICVECSPKVLILGGSVPPNLPSTYYAEIVERFKGTDTKVIVDADGDLLKNAIEAGPFAVKPNKHELERFVGHPLLSLEEIVSAAREISKYGVKVVIVSLGEHGAIALYGDEVFRIIPPKVEVKNTVGAGDSVVGGFACKLYLDSKVEEALKFAIACGTATVVEEGTKLCRPEVVDGLVKRTRIFTLSL
- a CDS encoding GGDEF domain-containing protein, with the translated sequence MINSGEKKEKKAFAIGVISVITFLFLISFGYYNYAFNLRKLGIFELVSGLAVLLNFIAFLYTRKYSLHSSIFLFIISIVLSVLIITGGIHNTGIFWIYLYPALVLVLKDFKKAVLWNIYFVVLLVLIVVADSLYFIELPYDKTTLRQAIFVYFSLLLLSYFQFKFYAELIDDMKVLAVRDPLTGLYNRAFAFSYLSQEIEKLKRGEVKNVCVAYIDLDNFKYVNDTFGHSVGDSVLNDIGELLSRHFRKEDVVARIGGDEFIVIFTNCDREKIIERLELLREAIERKFQRFGISMSFGIAEAPTDSLLSSFLIRMADERMYKDKGARKKERVGSIDKAPEGASDL